The Pyrenophora tritici-repentis strain M4 chromosome 3, whole genome shotgun sequence genome has a window encoding:
- a CDS encoding DUF1770 domain containing protein — protein MAEDIAAEVGSILQSASINRHPSVQHDANPSTAASEKQPVTLNRHPDPNGEDVGEDEIPVSVLDAVPRKNTMPPLPDLRFEQSYLKSIEQAEGWQGVLWITLRDQVIMCFAQGVLWTLLLNGWRHWNRSAKFSGHGVGARIRRWWWGVNNWKIPNAKSKLRDTKLAKNVSEYYQGEFSSAAQD, from the exons ATGGCCGAGGATATAGCAGCCGAAGTAGGCTCAATACTACAAAGCGCGTCCATCAATCGGCACCCCTCAGTACAACACGACGCGAACCCATCGACGGCCGCCTCGGAGAAGCAGCCAGTTACCCTCAACCGACACCCAGACCCCAACGGCGAAGACGTCGGCGAAGATGAGATCCCCGTGAGCGTATTAGATGCTGTGCCGCGCAAGAATACTATGCCTCCGCTGCCAGACCTGCGGTTCGAGCAAAGTTATCTAAAGAGCATTGAGCAGGCAGAGGGCTGGCAAGGTGTGTTATGGATCACATTGCGGGATCAG GTCATAATGTGCTTTGCCCAGGGCGTGCTGTGGACTCTCCTTCTCAACGGATGGCGGCACTGGAACCGCTCAGCCAAGTTCAGCGGACATGGTGTCGGTGCGCGGATACGGAGATGGTGGTGGGGGGTCAACAACTGGAAGATACCAAACGCAAAGTCAAAGTTGCGCGATACCAAGCTGGCGAAGAACGTGTCCGAG TATTATCAGGGAGAGTTCTCCAGTGCTGCTCAAGACTGA
- a CDS encoding FRQ1, Ca2+-binding protein (EF-Hand superfamily) yields the protein MGNQQSGLLDNIASGSNFDREEVDRLRKRFMKLDKDNSGTIERDEFLALPQISSNPLATRMIAIFDEDGGGDVDFQEFVSGLSAFSSKGNKEEKLRFAFRVYDIDRDGYISNGELFIVLKMMVGSNLKDQQLQQIVDKTIMEADLDRDGKISFEEFTKMVENTDVSMSMTLDQF from the exons ATGGGTAATCAACAGTCAGGCCTGCTCGACAACATAGCCTCCGGTTCGAATT TCGACCGCGAGGAAGTAGACCGCCTGCGAAAGCGTTTTATGAAGTTGGACAAG GACAACTCCGGTACCATTGAGCGCGACGAGTTCCTAGCCCTTCCCCAAATCTCCTCCAACCCTCTTGCAACACGCATGATCGCCATCTTCGACGAGGATGGTGGCGGCGACGTCGACTTTCAAGAATTCGTCTCTGGCCTCTCAGCCTTCAGTAGCAAGGGCAACAAAGAGGAGAAGCTACGGTTCGCATTCCGCGTATACGACATTGACCGCGACGGCTACATCAGCAACGGCGAGCTCTTCATAGTACTGAAGATGATGGTTGGAAGCAACTTGAAGGATCAACAGCTGCAGCAG ATTGTCGACAAGACCATAATGGAGGCCGACCTGGACCGCGACGGCAAAATTAGTTTCGAGGAGTTCACCAAGATGGTCGAGAACACGGATGTATCTATGAGCATGACTTTGGACCAGTTCTAG